One genomic region from Anguilla rostrata isolate EN2019 chromosome 2, ASM1855537v3, whole genome shotgun sequence encodes:
- the LOC135249380 gene encoding zinc finger protein 260-like isoform X1 produces MLNGLNAAGLKNHFEATDYQVDRLKPGAVPTVFPSLVEPLEELHFCTPLSSSMIEAGVCLRQDTETTLPELTEQHRIRQKEEELSGLESVHMAESETECAAAGLNTLEPECVTAHSGVSDVHHTHTSLIKTETDLGTAYIGDLIKTECLDSVELGYEAHLHPDQIKTEADDGGYLKAEHISDLHIKCVHKESDQVKYESSESLVSDLMNTVMNGAGVDHKDQTQPWQCAGEPMLTQRGNLNPHCDVINENNLTRIVPKSTNDNAKRTHCQRLNLITEEQMMINSQKSPILLKTMHRNGDINTGEKSYKCTQCEKCFDSKSGMKKHMTVHVGERPHKCHQCGKCFFRLHDLNVHLRSHTGERPYKCSECEKCFTRKHVLKIHFRIHTGEKPYTCIQCGKCFSTIFNLKSHQRIHAGEKPYTCIQCGKCFSKKYNLNSHQRIHTGEKPYNCPQCGKNFFTKPCFSHHQRLHMGEKPYKCTQCGKGFSKKSVLNRHQLIHTDEKPHKCLQCGKCFCRLQDLNVHLKIHTGEQSFKCTQCEKCFTRKHSLKTHLRIHTGEKPYKCIQCKKCFSHIFTLRSHQKMHAGEKPYKCVQCGKCFSKKFYLKRHQKINSGEKSYNCPQCRKNFFTKPCFSHHQRFHFGEKPYKCTQCGKGFSKKYVLNRHLLIHTNEKPHKCLQCGKCFCRLQDLNVHLKIHTGERPYKCSECEKCFTRKDSLKTHFRIHTGEKPHKCIPCGKYFSTIFNLRSHQKIHTGEKPYKCTQCGKCFSRISHVSSHMRIHTGEKHSACI; encoded by the coding sequence GAGCTGCACTTCTGCACACCTTTGAGCAGCAGTATGATAGaggcaggagtctgtctgagacaggacactgagacaacactaccagagctcactgagcagcacaggatcagacagaaagaagaggaactcagtggactggagtctgtccacatggcagagtcagagacagagtgtgctgcagcaggactcaacacactggagccagagtgtgttacagcacacagcggggtcagtgatgtacaccacacacacacatcactgattaaaacagaaactgatctgggcACCGCCTACATTGGGGATCTTATTAAGACAGAGTGCCTAGACAGTGTAGAGCTGGGATATGAAGCCCATCTGCATCCtgaccaaatcaaaacagaGGCTGACGATGGAGGATACCTTAAGGCAGAACACATCAGTGACTTAcatattaaatgtgttcataaaGAATCTGATCAAGTGAAGTATGAATCCAGTGAAAGTTTAGTGAGTGATCTCATGAATACTGTGATGAATGGAGCTGGTGTTGATCACAAAGATCAGACTCAACCATGGCAATGTGCAGGAGAGCCAATGCTGACCCAACGGGGGAATTTAAATCCTCACTGTGACGTAATCAATGAAAACAATCTAACCAGGATTGTCCCGAAAAGCACAAACGACAACGCCAAACGTACACATTGTCAGAGATTGAATTTGATAACTGAAGAACAGATGATGATTAATTCACAAAAAAGCCCAATACTTTTGAAGACAATGCATAGAAATGGTGACATTAATACAGGCGAAAAGTCATATAAGTGTACAcaatgtgagaagtgttttGATAGCAAATCCGGTATGAAGAAACACATGACAGTTCATGTAGGTGAAAGGCCCCACAAATGTCATCAGTGTGGGAAATGTTTCTTTAGACTACATGATTTAAATGTACATCTGAGAAGTCATACAGGGGAACGGCCATACAAGTGTTCAgagtgtgagaagtgttttactAGAAAACATGTCTTAAAGATACACTTTAGAATTCATACAGGCGAAAAACCCTACACATGTATTCaatgtgggaagtgcttttccactatatttaatttaaagagccaccagagaattcatgctggtgaaaagccatacacaTGTATTCAATGTGGGAAatgcttttccaaaaaatacaatttaaatagccaccagagaattcatacaggtgaaaagccttaCAATTGTCCACAGTGtgggaagaattttttcacaaaaCCTTGCTTCAGTCACCACCAGAGGCTTCATATGGGTGAAAAGCCCTATAAGTGCACCCAGTGTGGGAAGGGCTTTTCGAAGAAATCGGTTTTAAATCGCCACCAGCTAATTCATACCGATGAAAAACCCCACAAGTGTCtccagtgtgggaagtgtttctGTAGACTACAGGATTTAAATGTACATCTAaagattcatacaggtgaacaGTCATtcaagtgtacacagtgtgagaagtgttttactAGAAAACATTCATTGAAGACACACCTtcgaattcatacaggtgaaaagccctacaaatgtattcAATGTAAGAAGTGCTTTTCCCATATATTTACTTTAAGGAGCCACCAGAAAATGCATGCTGGTGAAAAACCTTATAAATGTGTTCaatgtgggaagtgcttttccaaaAAATTCTATTTAAAGAGGCACCAGAAAATTAATTCTGGTGAAAAGTCCTATAATTGTCCACAGtgtaggaagaattttttcacgaAGCCTTGTTTCAGTCACCACCAGAGGTTTCATTTCGGTGAAAAGCCCTATAAGTGCACCCAGTGTGGGAAGGGCTTTTCgaagaaatatgttttaaatcGCCACCTGCTAATTCATACCAATGAAAAACCCCACAAGTGTCtccagtgtgggaagtgtttctGTAGACTACAGGATTTAAATGTACATCTAAAGATTCATACAGGGGAACGGCCATACAAGTGCTCAgagtgtgagaagtgttttactAGAAAGGATTCCTTAAAGACACACTttagaattcatacaggtgaaaaaccccACAAATGTATTCCATGTGGGAAGTACTTTTCCactatatttaatttaaggAGCCACCAgaaaattcatacaggtgaaaagccgtacaagtgtacacagtgtgggaag
- the LOC135249380 gene encoding zinc finger protein 260-like isoform X2: MIEAGVCLRQDTETTLPELTEQHRIRQKEEELSGLESVHMAESETECAAAGLNTLEPECVTAHSGVSDVHHTHTSLIKTETDLGTAYIGDLIKTECLDSVELGYEAHLHPDQIKTEADDGGYLKAEHISDLHIKCVHKESDQVKYESSESLVSDLMNTVMNGAGVDHKDQTQPWQCAGEPMLTQRGNLNPHCDVINENNLTRIVPKSTNDNAKRTHCQRLNLITEEQMMINSQKSPILLKTMHRNGDINTGEKSYKCTQCEKCFDSKSGMKKHMTVHVGERPHKCHQCGKCFFRLHDLNVHLRSHTGERPYKCSECEKCFTRKHVLKIHFRIHTGEKPYTCIQCGKCFSTIFNLKSHQRIHAGEKPYTCIQCGKCFSKKYNLNSHQRIHTGEKPYNCPQCGKNFFTKPCFSHHQRLHMGEKPYKCTQCGKGFSKKSVLNRHQLIHTDEKPHKCLQCGKCFCRLQDLNVHLKIHTGEQSFKCTQCEKCFTRKHSLKTHLRIHTGEKPYKCIQCKKCFSHIFTLRSHQKMHAGEKPYKCVQCGKCFSKKFYLKRHQKINSGEKSYNCPQCRKNFFTKPCFSHHQRFHFGEKPYKCTQCGKGFSKKYVLNRHLLIHTNEKPHKCLQCGKCFCRLQDLNVHLKIHTGERPYKCSECEKCFTRKDSLKTHFRIHTGEKPHKCIPCGKYFSTIFNLRSHQKIHTGEKPYKCTQCGKCFSRISHVSSHMRIHTGEKHSACI; encoded by the coding sequence ATGATAGaggcaggagtctgtctgagacaggacactgagacaacactaccagagctcactgagcagcacaggatcagacagaaagaagaggaactcagtggactggagtctgtccacatggcagagtcagagacagagtgtgctgcagcaggactcaacacactggagccagagtgtgttacagcacacagcggggtcagtgatgtacaccacacacacacatcactgattaaaacagaaactgatctgggcACCGCCTACATTGGGGATCTTATTAAGACAGAGTGCCTAGACAGTGTAGAGCTGGGATATGAAGCCCATCTGCATCCtgaccaaatcaaaacagaGGCTGACGATGGAGGATACCTTAAGGCAGAACACATCAGTGACTTAcatattaaatgtgttcataaaGAATCTGATCAAGTGAAGTATGAATCCAGTGAAAGTTTAGTGAGTGATCTCATGAATACTGTGATGAATGGAGCTGGTGTTGATCACAAAGATCAGACTCAACCATGGCAATGTGCAGGAGAGCCAATGCTGACCCAACGGGGGAATTTAAATCCTCACTGTGACGTAATCAATGAAAACAATCTAACCAGGATTGTCCCGAAAAGCACAAACGACAACGCCAAACGTACACATTGTCAGAGATTGAATTTGATAACTGAAGAACAGATGATGATTAATTCACAAAAAAGCCCAATACTTTTGAAGACAATGCATAGAAATGGTGACATTAATACAGGCGAAAAGTCATATAAGTGTACAcaatgtgagaagtgttttGATAGCAAATCCGGTATGAAGAAACACATGACAGTTCATGTAGGTGAAAGGCCCCACAAATGTCATCAGTGTGGGAAATGTTTCTTTAGACTACATGATTTAAATGTACATCTGAGAAGTCATACAGGGGAACGGCCATACAAGTGTTCAgagtgtgagaagtgttttactAGAAAACATGTCTTAAAGATACACTTTAGAATTCATACAGGCGAAAAACCCTACACATGTATTCaatgtgggaagtgcttttccactatatttaatttaaagagccaccagagaattcatgctggtgaaaagccatacacaTGTATTCAATGTGGGAAatgcttttccaaaaaatacaatttaaatagccaccagagaattcatacaggtgaaaagccttaCAATTGTCCACAGTGtgggaagaattttttcacaaaaCCTTGCTTCAGTCACCACCAGAGGCTTCATATGGGTGAAAAGCCCTATAAGTGCACCCAGTGTGGGAAGGGCTTTTCGAAGAAATCGGTTTTAAATCGCCACCAGCTAATTCATACCGATGAAAAACCCCACAAGTGTCtccagtgtgggaagtgtttctGTAGACTACAGGATTTAAATGTACATCTAaagattcatacaggtgaacaGTCATtcaagtgtacacagtgtgagaagtgttttactAGAAAACATTCATTGAAGACACACCTtcgaattcatacaggtgaaaagccctacaaatgtattcAATGTAAGAAGTGCTTTTCCCATATATTTACTTTAAGGAGCCACCAGAAAATGCATGCTGGTGAAAAACCTTATAAATGTGTTCaatgtgggaagtgcttttccaaaAAATTCTATTTAAAGAGGCACCAGAAAATTAATTCTGGTGAAAAGTCCTATAATTGTCCACAGtgtaggaagaattttttcacgaAGCCTTGTTTCAGTCACCACCAGAGGTTTCATTTCGGTGAAAAGCCCTATAAGTGCACCCAGTGTGGGAAGGGCTTTTCgaagaaatatgttttaaatcGCCACCTGCTAATTCATACCAATGAAAAACCCCACAAGTGTCtccagtgtgggaagtgtttctGTAGACTACAGGATTTAAATGTACATCTAAAGATTCATACAGGGGAACGGCCATACAAGTGCTCAgagtgtgagaagtgttttactAGAAAGGATTCCTTAAAGACACACTttagaattcatacaggtgaaaaaccccACAAATGTATTCCATGTGGGAAGTACTTTTCCactatatttaatttaaggAGCCACCAgaaaattcatacaggtgaaaagccgtacaagtgtacacagtgtgggaag